One window from the genome of Pieris napi chromosome 12, ilPieNapi1.2, whole genome shotgun sequence encodes:
- the LOC125054411 gene encoding bilin-binding protein isoform X2 — protein sequence MRLRNSRILVLQYNGKWWEVAKYPNSVEKYGKCGWAEYAPEGKSVKVTNYHVIHGKEYYIEGTAYPVGDSKIGKIYHKLTYGGVTKENVLNILSTDNKNYIIGYYCKYDEDKKGHQDFVWVLSRSKVLTGEAKTAVENYLIGSPVVDSQKLVYSDFSEEACKVNK from the exons atG agattacGAAACTCACGGATACTTGTATTACAGTACAATGGAAAATGGTGGGAGGTCGCCAAATACCCCAACTCAGTTGAGAAGTACGGAAAGTGCGGATGGGCTGAATACGCTCCTGAAGGCAAGAGTGTCAAAGTTACGAACTACCACGTAATCCACGGCAAGGAGTACTACATTGAAGGAACAGCTTACCCAGTTGGTGACTCCAAGATTGGAAAGATCTACCACAAGCTGACATACGGAG gTGTCACCAAGGAGAACGTATTGAACATCCTCTCCACTGACAACAAGAACTACATCATCGGATACTACTGCAAATACGACGAGGACAAGAAGGGACACCAAG ACTTCGTCTGGGTGCTCTCCAGGTCCAAGGTCCTTACTGGTGAAGCCAAGACCGCCGTCGAGAACTACCTTATCGGCTCCCCAGTAGTCGACTCCCAGAAACTGGTATACAGTGACTTCTCCGAAGAGGCCTGCAAGGTCAACAAATAG
- the LOC125054411 gene encoding bilin-binding protein isoform X1, translating into MQYLIVLALVAAASANVYHDGACPEVKPVDNFDWSNYNGKWWEVAKYPNSVEKYGKCGWAEYAPEGKSVKVTNYHVIHGKEYYIEGTAYPVGDSKIGKIYHKLTYGGVTKENVLNILSTDNKNYIIGYYCKYDEDKKGHQDFVWVLSRSKVLTGEAKTAVENYLIGSPVVDSQKLVYSDFSEEACKVNK; encoded by the exons ATGCAGTACTTGATTGTTCTTGCTCTCGTAGCGGCCGCGTCCGCCAACGTGTACCACGACGGTGCCTGCCCAGAAGTCAAGCCAGTGGACAACTTCGACTGGTCAAAC TACAATGGAAAATGGTGGGAGGTCGCCAAATACCCCAACTCAGTTGAGAAGTACGGAAAGTGCGGATGGGCTGAATACGCTCCTGAAGGCAAGAGTGTCAAAGTTACGAACTACCACGTAATCCACGGCAAGGAGTACTACATTGAAGGAACAGCTTACCCAGTTGGTGACTCCAAGATTGGAAAGATCTACCACAAGCTGACATACGGAG gTGTCACCAAGGAGAACGTATTGAACATCCTCTCCACTGACAACAAGAACTACATCATCGGATACTACTGCAAATACGACGAGGACAAGAAGGGACACCAAG ACTTCGTCTGGGTGCTCTCCAGGTCCAAGGTCCTTACTGGTGAAGCCAAGACCGCCGTCGAGAACTACCTTATCGGCTCCCCAGTAGTCGACTCCCAGAAACTGGTATACAGTGACTTCTCCGAAGAGGCCTGCAAGGTCAACAAATAG